From Fusarium oxysporum f. sp. lycopersici 4287 chromosome 13, whole genome shotgun sequence, one genomic window encodes:
- a CDS encoding hypothetical protein (At least one base has a quality score < 10), whose product MARLQSAKEEQGVSERPLPQRHLLEESITNNVLEQESRELAIRYNVYRCHWAANQIDEYQRYLQLPVTDDVASAAVKEYDDCVELQSPCPPGMSLIVLARAGDWWFAQPVNPSAKKPRSRGPMPNLEVITITRNQLRDDHEFVGDAFKKEIAEVQPSLKKLDIDFEKTIGSQFGIVVAWRFVGGDVWMDRYGHIVPKNVIDESAIHIGRSWSSTRE is encoded by the coding sequence ATGGCTCGCCTTCAGTCTGCCAAGGAAGAGCAAGGTGTCAGCGAGCGACCTCTTCCCCAAAGACATCTACTTGAAGAGTCTATCACTAACAATGTGCTTGAGCAGGAATCTAGGGAGCTGGCAATCCGCTATAACGTTTACAGATGTCACTGGGCGGCGAACCAAATCGATGAATATCAAAGGTATCTCCAGTTGCCAGTCACAGACGATGTGGCGTCGGCAGCCGTAAAGGAGTATGACGACTGTGTAGAATTGCAGTCACCGTGTCCGCCAGGGATGAGCTTGATTGTCCTGGCTCGTGCAGGAGATTGGTGGTTCGCTCAACCAGTGAACCCTTCTGCCAAGAAACCTCGTTCTCGCGGGCCAATGCCTAACCTCGAGGTTATAACTATCACTCGCAACCAGCTACGAGATGATCATGAGTTTGTGGGAGATGCTTTCAAAAAGGAGATTGCTGAGGTTCAACCGTCTCTCAAGAAGTTGGACATCGACTTTGAAAAGACTATTGGTTCTCAGTTTGGGATTGTCGTTGCATGGAGGTTCGTTGGAGGGGATGTCTGGATGGACCGTTATGGTCATATTGTTCCGAAGAATGTCATTGACGAGTCAGCCATTCACATCGGTCGATCATGGAGTTCCACCAGAGAGTAA
- a CDS encoding hypothetical protein (At least one base has a quality score < 10): MSAAADVTQGESVPSQDMLAPTHWENTEATDNSDSDSALGDDAASSTASINSSILEYRTINGRTYHAERGDAQYWASNDNQASEALDIIHHTSTLIMDGKLFLAPVKEPSKVLDIGTGTGIWTMDFGDEFPEAEVIGTDISPIQPTWVPPNVKFEIEDFTLDWTFSPNSADFVHLRFLYGSVPDWYALYERAYQVTKPGGWIESHEGDPMGRSDDDSLKPGSAIAEWGKFFHEGGKKLGREFTPLPDNLQEKGLKAAGFVDIQSKTIKVPVGDWPQDERLKEIGRFTTMSILSDVEGHISFMATLLEGWTQEQVHLYCAQLRRELKSKKPAHAYYLQRIVWGRKPVEGETTATE; this comes from the exons ATGAGCGCTGCAGCAGACGTTACACAGGGCGAGAGTGTCCCTTCGCAGGACATGCTGGCCCCGACGCACTGGGAG AACACTGAAGCTACCGATAACTCAGATTCCGACTCTGCGCTAGGCGACGACGCTGCTAGTTCTACCGCCAGTATCAACTCCAGCATTCTCGAGTACCGAACCATCAACGGGCGGACATACCACGCCGAGCGAGGCGATGCCCAGTACTGGGCGTCCAACGACAACCAGGCCTCTGAGGCTCTGGACATTATCCATCATACTTCCACGTTGATCATGGACGGCAAGCTCTTCCTCGCTCCCGTCAAAGAGCCCAGTAAAGTCCTCGACATCGGAACCGGCACTGGGATTTGGACCATGGACTTTGGCGATGAGTTCCCTGAGGCGGAGGTCATCGGTACAGACATCTCGCCCATCCAGCCAAC CTGGGTTCCCCCGAACGTCAAGTTCGAGATCGAAGACTTCACCCTCGACTGGACGTTCTCTCCCAACTCCGCCGACTTCGTCCACCTCCGTTTCCTCTACGGCAGCGTGCCCGACTGGTACGCCTTGTACGAGCGCGCGTACCAAGTAACCAAGCCCGGCGGCTGGATCGAATCCCATGAAGGTGACCCCATGGGCCGCAGCGACGACGACAGTCTCAAACCTGGTAGCGCCATTGCAGAATGGGGCAAGTTCTTCCACGAAGGCGGCAAGAAGCTCGGTCGCGAGTTCACCCCTCTACCAGATAATCTGCAGGAGAAGGGTCTCAAGGCCGCTGGTTTCGTGGACATCCAGTCCAAGACGATCAAGGTTCCTGTTGGCGATTGGCCGCAAGATGAGCGACTCAAGGAGATTGGAAGGTTCACAACAATGAGCATTCTATCCGATGTAGAGGGACACATCTCGTTCATGGCTACGCTTCTTGAGGGATGGACTCAGGAACAGGTCCATCTGTACTGTGCCCAGCTGAGGAGGGAgttgaagtccaagaagccGGCGCACGCTTACTACTTGCAACGTATTGTTTGGGGACGCAAGCCAGTCGAGGGTGAGACTACAGCGACAGAGTAG
- a CDS encoding hypothetical protein (At least one base has a quality score < 10) has protein sequence MARPRTLSPRTSIPLCPKKSSRLPSTHSIRSPSTPGLIKSKLCKDLRVAVYDFRQACTTGVNNAAGANLTAQVTAALADRKYTEARILLAEMKIRGEQPKLGALCRWVRDLDVISGLSTIPDQQGLVKRSEREETLIKVIDAVLRVCGHEDRNPNAIIQPSSIALQEIWDLRPDTPTEQVYASVLDGSLVASAPESLKKNIRIIETTPGPERKPPNHHDAILYASTPEAVPLSTTPPPTTHRPHPVVQGLSVATNVLYPEECKAIIAAGEYVNFVPDAPLREDGDISILAHNFYWVIDKTFHDTLWSRIQPFVPVSMNGRLARGINRRFRVYRYVPGAEYRAHIDGAWPPSGITKEDKYVYDDSPAEKKQSSLFTFLIYLNQDFEGGETTYFLPAAREGILNAYPVRPVMGGAAIFPHGEINATLHEGTGVRKGAKYVIRTEIEYDVEPTEEVKI, from the exons ATGGCACGACCACGCACTTTGAGCCCAAGAACCTCCATACCGTTGTGTCCgaagaagagctcgagatTACCATCGACACACTCAATTCGCTCGCCCAGTACTCCTGGCTTGATCAAGTCAAAGCTGTGCAAAGACTTGAGAGTTGCTGTCTACGACTTCAGACAAGCTTGCACAACTGGTGTCAATAATGCTGCTGGCGCGAACCTCACGGCGCAGGTCACTGCTGCTCTTGCCGATCGGAAATATACCGAAGCCCGAATTCTGCTTGCAGAGATGAAGATTCGTGGCGAGCAGCCCAAGCTCGGTGCTCTTTGTCGATGGGTTCGAGATCTTGATGTCATCAGTGGTCTGTCGACGATTCCCGATCAGCAAGGGCTTGTCAAGCGCTcagagagggaagagacACTCATCAAGGTGATTGATGCGGTGCTTCGAGTTTGCGGCCATGAAGACCGAAACCCAAATGCGATCATCCAGCCTTCATCAATTGCACTCCAGGAGATTTGGGATCTTCGTCCCGATACTCCAACCGAGCAAGTCTATGCCTCGGTCCTCGATGGCAGTCTCGTTGCTTCGGCGCCCGAgtctctcaagaagaacattCGCATCATCGAGACAACACCCGGCCCCGAGCGCAAGCCGCCGAACCATCACGACGCCATCCTTTACGCTTCGACACCCGAGGCTGTTCCTCTGTCGACAACGCCGCCGCCGACGACACATCGACCACATCCTGTCGTCCAGGGTCTCAGCGTAGCCACGAATGTTCTCTACCCCGAAGAGTGCAAAGCTATTATAGCCGCAGGCGAATACGTCAATTTCGTACCTGATGCACCGCTTCGGGAAGATGGCGACATCAGCATTCTAGCGCACAACTTTTACTGGGTTATCGATAAGACCTTTCACGACACGCTATGGTCGCGCATTCAACCTTTCGTGCCCGTGTCAATGAACGGGCGCTTGGCTCGTGGCATCAACCGCCGCTTCCGAGTGTATCGCTA TGTCCCAGGAGCAGAGTATCGAGCACACATCGACGGCGCGTGGCCCCCGAGCGGCATTACGAAGGAAGATAAATACGTATATGACGACTCGCCggccgagaagaagcagagctCGCTGTTCACGTTCCTGATCTACCTCAATCAAGACTTCGAGGGCGGCGAAACCACATACTTCCTCCCGGCTGCGCGAGAAGGAATCCTGAATGCATACCCTGTTCGTCCAGTAATGGGCGGCGCGGCTATCTTCCCTCATGGTGAGATCAACGCGACATTGCATGAAGGCACCGGTGTGCGAAAGGGAGCGAAATACGTCATCCGAACCGAGATTGAGTACGACGTCGAACCGACGGAAGAAGTCAAGATCTGA
- a CDS encoding dihydroorotate dehydrogenase (fumarate), with product MAPPQLTINPPLLNSATPWATDINDLLAIASSPSTGAITTRTSLINGFGHQHEQHQYLFFNPATAAPNQGTSSNQIPPKGHTEDAMASLNNLGYSPIKLDGYLGFLSETAHRLPQLRKTFIVSVTGSPEDIQQSYARIEVASKSLPFPLAMEVNLSCPNIPGAPPPAYGGAALKKYLDLLPKDPSVPVGIKTPPYTHHGQFATLIETLLPAASSLSFITATNTLGTCLILENDKLDPQLPGTGVGGMAGPPLHPLALGNVSTLRKMLDQVPELSHIKIIGVGGVRDGDGYRRMRSVGAYAVAVGTGLGKQGPGVFERIERDLKGEWRVSSLKEKL from the coding sequence ATGGCGCCACCTCAATTGACGATTAACCCACCTTTACTAAACTCGGCAACTCCATGGGCCACCGACATCAACGATCTTCTGGCAATCGCTTCATCCCCTTCGACAGGCGCTATCACGACCCGCACTTCGCTTATCAATGGCTTCGGCCATCAACATGAGCAGCACCAAtacctcttcttcaaccctgCAACTGCAGCCCCCAATCAAGGCACTTCTTCCAACCAGATTCCACCAAAGGGCCACACAGAAGATGCAATGGCAAGCTTGAATAATCTGGGCTACAGTCCCATCAAGCTCGATGGGTATCTCGGCTTCTTATCAGAGACTGCTCATCGCCTTCCCCAATTGCGAAAGACTTTCATCGTCAGTGTTACGGGCTCCCCCGAGGACATACAACAAAGCTATGCGCGCATCGAGGTCGCGTCGAAGTCCCTTCCTTTCCCTCTAGCTATGGAGGTCAACTTGAGCTGTCCAAACATCCCAGGCGCTCCACCGCCTGCGTATGGGGGCGCTGCTCTCAAGAAATATCTGGATCTACTTCCGAAGGATCCTTCTGTGCCCGTTGGTATCAAGACGCCGCCTTATACCCACCATGGACAGTTTGCAACCTTGATTGAAACCTTGCTACCAGCTGCATCGTCTCTAAGCTTCATCACCGCCACCAACACTCTCGGGACGTGTCTCATTCTTGAAAACGACAAGCTAGACCCCCAATTACCAGGCACTGGCGTCGGTGGTATGGCCGGTCCACCTCTTCACCCGCTTGCTCTCGGTAACGTGTCAACGTTGAGAAAGATGCTTGACCAAGTCCCGGAACTGAGTCATATAAAGATCATCGGCGTTGGTGGAGTCCGTGACGGGGACGGTTATCGAAGGATGAGGAGCGTTGGAGCTTATGCCGTAGCGGTGGGGACAGGTTTGGGGAAGCAAGGACCAGGGGTGTTTGAGAGAATTGAAAGAGATTTGAAGGGGGAGTGGAGAGTGAGTTCcttgaaggagaagctgTGA